One stretch of Streptomyces sp. R21 DNA includes these proteins:
- a CDS encoding GNAT family N-acetyltransferase: MDGDIVLRPIKLRDQRAWREVNRRNRDWLRPWEATIPPPTPSGPIAHRPTYRQMVRHLRAEANAGRMLPFVIEYRGQLVGQLTVAGITWGSMCSGHIGYWVDESVAGRGVMPTAVALVTDHCFRTVGLHRIEVCIRPENAPSRRVVEKLGFREEGLRPRYLHIDGAWRDHLVFALTAEEVPEGLLARWRRARSRNTPRNTAEPGK; encoded by the coding sequence GTGGACGGCGACATCGTCCTTCGGCCCATAAAGCTGCGCGATCAGCGGGCCTGGCGCGAGGTCAACCGGCGCAACCGGGACTGGCTGCGGCCGTGGGAGGCGACGATTCCGCCGCCGACGCCCAGCGGCCCGATCGCGCACCGGCCGACGTACCGGCAGATGGTCCGGCATCTGCGCGCCGAGGCCAACGCCGGCCGGATGCTGCCCTTCGTGATCGAGTACCGAGGGCAGCTCGTCGGGCAGTTGACCGTCGCCGGGATCACCTGGGGGTCCATGTGCTCGGGGCACATCGGCTACTGGGTGGACGAGTCGGTGGCGGGCCGCGGAGTGATGCCGACGGCCGTTGCGCTGGTGACCGACCACTGCTTCCGCACCGTCGGACTGCACCGCATCGAGGTCTGCATTCGTCCCGAGAACGCGCCCAGCCGCAGGGTCGTGGAGAAACTCGGATTCCGCGAGGAAGGCCTTCGGCCACGTTATCTTCACATCGACGGAGCCTGGCGCGACCATCTCGTCTTCGCCCTCACCGCGGAAGAGGTGCCGGAGGGGTTGCTCGCCCGCTGGCGGCGGGCACGCTCACGGAACACCCCTCGGAACACCGCCGAGCCGGGGAAATGA
- a CDS encoding MerR family transcriptional regulator, with translation MEELAKEAGITVRTLRFYRERGLLPAPRREGRIAWYDHHHLARLRTIAALLERGHTLSGIADLTAAFESGRDAGEALGLVTPSEENPVHLTPEALADHFAGEVTPENLAAALDLGYLAVEGDEIIHISRRLLEASSALVRAGVPLAAVMAAGREVRVHVDAMAELFTTLLHTHALGRDPEQLRPLAKAVVDAELSLALDRRLAAEDNGS, from the coding sequence ATGGAGGAACTGGCCAAGGAGGCGGGCATCACGGTCCGCACCCTGCGCTTCTACCGCGAGCGCGGCCTGCTCCCGGCACCCCGCAGGGAGGGCAGGATCGCCTGGTACGACCACCACCACCTGGCCAGGCTGCGCACCATCGCCGCCCTCCTGGAGCGCGGCCACACCCTCTCGGGCATCGCCGACCTCACCGCCGCCTTCGAGTCCGGCCGGGACGCCGGCGAGGCCCTCGGCCTGGTGACACCCAGCGAGGAGAACCCCGTCCACCTCACCCCCGAAGCCCTCGCCGACCACTTCGCGGGCGAGGTGACCCCGGAGAACCTGGCCGCCGCCCTGGACCTCGGCTACCTCGCGGTGGAGGGCGACGAGATCATCCACATCAGCCGCCGCCTGCTCGAAGCATCCTCGGCGCTGGTCCGCGCGGGCGTCCCGCTCGCCGCGGTCATGGCCGCCGGCCGCGAGGTCCGCGTGCACGTCGACGCCATGGCCGAACTCTTCACCACCCTGCTGCACACCCACGCCCTCGGCAGGGACCCCGAGCAGCTCCGCCCCCTCGCCAAAGCGGTGGTCGACGCCGAACTCTCGCTGGCCCTGGACCGCCGCCTGGCGGCCGAGGACAACGGCTCCTGA
- the galU gene encoding UTP--glucose-1-phosphate uridylyltransferase GalU has protein sequence MTDSHPRISKAVIPAAGLGTRFLPATKATPKEMLPVVDKPAIQYVVEEAVSAGLDDVLMITGRNKRPLEDHFDRNYELESALQKKGDASRLAKVQESSDLATMHYVRQGDPRGLGHAVLCAAPHVGHEPFAVLLGDDLIDPRDPLLARMVEVQEQHGGSVIALMEVAPEQIHLYGCAAVDATDEGDLVKVTGLVEKPDPADAPSNYAIIGRYVLDPHIFDILRKTEPGRGGEIQLTDALQQLAADEKVGGPVHGVVFKGRRYDTGDRGDYLRAIVRLACEREDLGPDFRTWLRSYVAEEM, from the coding sequence ATGACTGACTCGCACCCCAGGATCAGTAAGGCTGTCATCCCAGCAGCAGGCCTCGGCACCCGGTTCCTGCCGGCCACCAAAGCCACTCCCAAGGAGATGCTGCCGGTCGTCGACAAGCCGGCGATCCAGTACGTGGTCGAAGAGGCCGTGTCGGCGGGTCTGGACGACGTCCTGATGATCACCGGTCGCAACAAGCGCCCCCTCGAGGACCACTTCGACCGCAACTACGAGCTCGAGTCCGCCCTTCAGAAGAAGGGCGACGCCAGCCGGCTCGCCAAGGTTCAGGAGTCCAGCGACCTCGCGACCATGCACTACGTGCGCCAGGGCGACCCCAGGGGTCTCGGCCACGCCGTCCTGTGCGCGGCCCCGCACGTGGGGCACGAGCCCTTCGCCGTCCTCCTCGGCGACGACCTGATCGACCCGCGCGACCCCCTGCTCGCGCGCATGGTCGAGGTCCAGGAGCAGCACGGCGGCAGCGTCATCGCGCTCATGGAAGTCGCTCCCGAGCAGATCCACCTCTACGGATGCGCCGCCGTCGACGCCACCGACGAGGGCGATCTGGTGAAGGTGACGGGCCTGGTCGAGAAGCCGGACCCGGCGGACGCGCCCAGCAACTACGCGATCATCGGACGTTACGTCCTGGACCCCCACATCTTCGACATACTGCGCAAGACCGAGCCGGGCCGCGGCGGCGAGATCCAGCTCACCGACGCGCTCCAGCAGCTCGCCGCGGACGAGAAGGTCGGTGGCCCCGTGCACGGTGTCGTCTTCAAGGGCCGCCGCTATGACACCGGGGACCGCGGCGACTACCTGCGTGCCATTGTCAGACTCGCGTGCGAACGTGAAGACCTGGGCCCGGACTTCCGGACCTGGCTTCGCAGTTACGTAGCCGAGGAGATGTAG
- a CDS encoding molybdenum cofactor biosynthesis protein B — protein MTAGSYRALVVTASNRAAAGVYEDKGGPLIAEGLAAFGFAVEGPQVVPDGDPVEAALRAGVDAGYDVIVTTGGTGISPTDRTPEATRRVLDHEVPGIPEAIRAFGREKVPTAALSRGLAGVAGATLIVNLPGSTGGVRDGLAVLEPLLIHAVDQIRGGDHPRPSGSGGAN, from the coding sequence ATGACGGCGGGGTCGTACCGCGCCCTGGTGGTCACCGCCTCCAACCGGGCCGCCGCGGGTGTCTACGAGGACAAGGGCGGGCCGCTCATCGCGGAGGGGCTGGCGGCGTTCGGCTTCGCGGTCGAGGGGCCGCAGGTCGTCCCCGACGGCGATCCCGTCGAGGCCGCGCTGCGCGCGGGCGTGGATGCCGGATACGACGTGATCGTGACCACCGGTGGTACGGGGATCTCGCCCACCGACAGGACCCCCGAGGCCACCCGGCGCGTCCTCGACCACGAGGTGCCGGGCATTCCGGAGGCGATCAGGGCGTTCGGCCGGGAGAAGGTGCCGACCGCGGCGCTCTCCCGGGGGCTCGCCGGAGTCGCGGGAGCGACGCTGATCGTCAACCTGCCGGGTTCCACCGGCGGGGTACGGGACGGCCTGGCCGTTCTGGAGCCCCTGCTGATCCACGCCGTCGACCAGATCCGCGGCGGCGACCACCCCAGACCCAGCGGCAGTGGGGGTGCGAACTGA
- a CDS encoding alpha/beta fold hydrolase, producing MSRLMHVMHGPYAPPVPARELVAVSADGARLHVEVHGPEHAPAVVLSHGWTCSTAFWAAQIRDLAADHRVIAYDQRGHGRSPASPACTTDALADDLEAVLAATLAPGEKAVLVGHSMGGMTLMAASARPRFREHAAAALLCSTGSSKLVAESLVVPMGAGRVRTWLTGKILGSRAPLGPVTPVARRILKYATMGPGSSPVMVEACARVVHACPRAVRHAWSRVLELIDLDYGVREMQVPTAVVAGTADRMTPVVHARALVAALPNCVGSTELAGVGHMTPVEAPELVGSRIRELVAAYAVGTEGAPGAGGPASAGAAKGVQAAEMAENAEIAENAEIAENAEIKEGA from the coding sequence ATGAGCCGACTGATGCATGTGATGCACGGCCCGTACGCGCCGCCCGTGCCGGCGCGCGAGCTGGTCGCGGTCTCCGCGGACGGCGCGCGGCTGCACGTGGAGGTGCACGGCCCCGAACATGCGCCCGCTGTCGTCCTCTCGCACGGGTGGACCTGCTCGACCGCCTTCTGGGCGGCGCAGATCCGGGACCTCGCCGCCGATCACCGGGTGATCGCGTACGACCAGAGGGGGCACGGGCGCAGTCCCGCGAGCCCCGCGTGCACCACCGACGCGCTGGCGGACGACCTGGAGGCGGTGCTCGCGGCGACACTCGCGCCCGGTGAGAAGGCCGTGCTCGTGGGGCACTCCATGGGCGGGATGACGCTGATGGCCGCCTCCGCGCGGCCCCGCTTCCGGGAGCACGCGGCGGCCGCGCTGCTGTGCAGTACGGGCAGCTCGAAGCTGGTCGCCGAGTCGCTGGTGGTGCCGATGGGCGCCGGCCGGGTGCGGACCTGGCTCACCGGGAAGATCCTCGGCTCGCGGGCTCCGCTCGGGCCCGTCACGCCCGTGGCGCGCAGGATCCTCAAGTACGCGACCATGGGCCCCGGTTCGTCGCCGGTGATGGTGGAGGCGTGCGCCCGGGTGGTGCACGCGTGTCCGCGCGCCGTGCGGCACGCCTGGTCGCGGGTGCTGGAGCTGATCGACCTCGATTACGGCGTACGGGAGATGCAGGTGCCCACAGCCGTCGTCGCGGGCACGGCGGACCGGATGACCCCCGTGGTGCATGCGCGGGCGCTCGTCGCCGCGCTGCCGAACTGCGTCGGCAGCACCGAGCTCGCCGGGGTCGGGCACATGACGCCGGTGGAGGCGCCGGAGCTGGTCGGCTCGCGCATTCGGGAACTCGTGGCCGCGTACGCCGTGGGCACGGAGGGTGCGCCGGGCGCGGGAGGCCCGGCAAGCGCGGGCGCCGCAAAGGGCGTACAGGCCGCGGAGATGGCGGAGAACGCTGAGATCGCGGAGAACGCTGAGATCGCGGAAAACGCAGAGATCAAGGAGGGCGCATGA
- the glp gene encoding gephyrin-like molybdotransferase Glp, which translates to MSSPAPRAADQDHLWSVTEHLEDILATVRPLEPIELQLLDAQGCVLVEDVTVAVSLPPFDNSSMDGYAVRVADVAGASEEYPASLTVVGDVAAGQAEQPYVGPGQAARIMTGAPLPPGAEAVVPVEWTDGGLGGGPVSGMRAHSAAPDGASGEVQVHRPAEARAHVRAQGSDVKAGDRALDAGTVLGPPQIALLAAIGRGTVRVRPRPRVVVLSTGSELVQPDEELGPGQIFDSNSFALCAAARDAGAIGYRVGAVADDAETLRSTIEDQLVRADLVVTTGGVSVGAYDVVKEALSSVADEDEAGSGIEFRKLAMQPGKPQGFGSIGPDHTPLLALPGNPVSSYVSFELFVRPAIRTLMGLEDVHRPTTRATLETAKALTSPEGRRQFLRGKYADGKVTPVGGAGSHLIAALARADALIVVPEGDTSVEPGAEVEVVLLG; encoded by the coding sequence TTGAGCAGCCCCGCGCCCCGCGCCGCCGACCAGGACCACCTCTGGTCGGTGACCGAACACCTGGAGGACATCCTCGCGACCGTCCGCCCTCTCGAACCCATCGAGCTGCAACTCCTCGACGCCCAGGGCTGCGTCCTGGTCGAGGACGTCACGGTGGCGGTCTCCCTGCCGCCGTTCGACAACAGCTCCATGGACGGGTACGCGGTCCGGGTCGCCGATGTCGCGGGCGCGAGCGAGGAGTACCCGGCGTCCCTGACAGTCGTCGGTGATGTCGCGGCGGGCCAGGCCGAGCAGCCCTACGTGGGCCCCGGCCAGGCCGCCCGCATCATGACCGGCGCCCCGCTGCCGCCGGGCGCCGAGGCCGTCGTCCCCGTGGAGTGGACCGACGGCGGACTGGGTGGCGGCCCGGTCTCCGGGATGCGCGCCCACAGCGCCGCCCCCGACGGAGCCTCCGGCGAGGTGCAGGTCCACCGCCCGGCCGAGGCACGCGCGCACGTGCGCGCGCAGGGCAGCGACGTCAAGGCCGGTGACCGCGCCCTCGACGCGGGCACCGTCCTCGGCCCGCCGCAGATCGCACTGCTCGCCGCGATCGGCCGCGGGACGGTGCGCGTGCGCCCGCGCCCGCGCGTGGTGGTCCTGTCCACCGGCAGCGAACTGGTCCAGCCCGACGAGGAATTGGGCCCCGGGCAGATCTTCGACTCCAACAGCTTCGCCCTCTGCGCGGCAGCCCGCGACGCCGGAGCCATCGGCTACCGGGTGGGCGCGGTCGCCGACGACGCCGAGACACTCCGCTCGACCATCGAGGACCAACTTGTCCGCGCCGACCTGGTGGTCACGACGGGCGGGGTGAGTGTGGGGGCGTACGACGTCGTCAAGGAAGCCCTGTCCTCCGTCGCCGACGAGGACGAGGCGGGCAGCGGCATCGAGTTCCGCAAGCTCGCCATGCAGCCCGGCAAGCCCCAGGGCTTCGGCTCCATCGGCCCCGACCACACCCCGCTGCTCGCGCTCCCGGGCAACCCGGTCTCTTCGTACGTCTCCTTCGAGCTGTTCGTGCGGCCCGCGATCCGCACGCTGATGGGCCTGGAGGACGTCCACCGGCCCACGACCCGGGCGACCCTGGAGACGGCCAAGGCGCTGACCTCGCCCGAAGGCCGCCGGCAGTTCCTGCGGGGGAAGTACGCCGACGGGAAGGTGACCCCGGTAGGAGGCGCCGGATCGCATCTGATCGCCGCCCTGGCCCGGGCCGACGCGCTGATCGTGGTCCCCGAGGGCGACACCTCCGTCGAGCCCGGTGCCGAGGTCGAGGTGGTCCTGCTCGGCTGA
- a CDS encoding SDR family oxidoreductase, producing MSKVSLEGQVAVVTGGARGVGELLARKLSARGAKIALVGLEPDELKQVSERLHSDSHYWHADVTDHEAMARVAEEVKQRFGKVDIVVANAGVASGGPFVDSDPVAWRRVIEVNLIGSAVTARAFLPVLMESRGYLLQIASLAAITPAPMMTAYCASKSGVEAFAHSLRAEVGYKGVRVGVGYLSWTDTDMVRGADQNDVMRELRQRLPWPSNKTYPLGPAVDRIVAGIERRSSHVYAQWWLRGMQGVRGYLPGIIGAVGQREMRRFEPRLGSVSTGLVGAGGAADEGERGAHSHSE from the coding sequence ATGAGCAAGGTGAGCCTCGAAGGACAGGTCGCGGTCGTCACAGGGGGCGCGCGCGGTGTCGGCGAGCTCCTGGCGCGCAAGCTCTCCGCGCGCGGCGCGAAGATCGCGCTGGTCGGGCTGGAGCCGGACGAGCTCAAGCAGGTCTCGGAGCGGCTGCACAGCGACAGCCACTACTGGCACGCCGACGTCACCGACCACGAGGCGATGGCCCGGGTCGCCGAGGAGGTCAAGCAGCGGTTCGGGAAGGTGGACATCGTCGTCGCGAACGCCGGGGTGGCGAGCGGCGGTCCGTTCGTCGACTCCGACCCGGTCGCCTGGCGGCGGGTCATCGAGGTCAACCTGATCGGATCCGCGGTGACCGCGCGGGCCTTCCTGCCCGTCCTGATGGAGAGCCGCGGCTATCTGCTGCAGATCGCCTCGCTCGCCGCGATCACCCCGGCCCCCATGATGACGGCGTACTGCGCGTCCAAGTCGGGCGTGGAGGCGTTCGCGCACAGCCTGCGCGCCGAGGTCGGCTACAAGGGCGTACGCGTAGGGGTCGGCTATCTGTCCTGGACCGACACCGACATGGTGCGCGGGGCCGACCAGAACGACGTGATGCGCGAACTGCGGCAGCGGCTGCCGTGGCCGTCCAACAAGACGTATCCGCTGGGGCCGGCCGTCGACCGCATCGTCGCCGGGATCGAGCGGCGGTCCAGCCATGTGTACGCGCAGTGGTGGCTGCGCGGGATGCAGGGGGTACGCGGGTATCTGCCGGGGATCATCGGGGCGGTCGGGCAGCGGGAGATGCGGCGGTTCGAGCCTCGGCTCGGCAGCGTCTCGACGGGGCTCGTCGGCGCCGGCGGGGCCGCCGACGAGGGGGAGCGCGGGGCCCATTCTCACAGTGAGTAA
- the moaC gene encoding cyclic pyranopterin monophosphate synthase MoaC, whose amino-acid sequence MSTQDRLTHIDDAGAARMVDVSGKDVTARTARASGRVLVSPRVVELLRGEGVPKGDALATARIAGIMGAKRTPDLIPLCHPLSVSGVKLDLSVADDAVEILATVKTTDRTGVEMEALTAVSVAALTVIDMVKAVDKGAVITDVRVEEKTGGKSGDWSRA is encoded by the coding sequence ATGAGTACGCAGGACCGACTGACACACATCGACGACGCGGGCGCCGCCCGTATGGTCGACGTATCCGGGAAGGACGTGACCGCGCGCACCGCCCGCGCCAGCGGCCGCGTCCTGGTCTCGCCCCGGGTGGTCGAGCTGCTGCGCGGCGAGGGGGTCCCCAAGGGCGACGCCCTCGCCACCGCGCGCATCGCGGGCATCATGGGCGCCAAGCGCACCCCGGACCTGATCCCGCTGTGTCACCCGTTGTCGGTGTCGGGTGTCAAGCTGGATCTGTCGGTCGCGGACGACGCCGTCGAGATCCTCGCCACCGTGAAGACCACCGACCGTACGGGCGTCGAGATGGAAGCCCTCACCGCGGTCAGCGTGGCGGCCCTCACCGTGATCGACATGGTCAAGGCGGTCGACAAGGGAGCGGTCATCACGGACGTACGAGTCGAGGAGAAGACGGGCGGCAAGTCGGGCGACTGGAGCCGGGCATGA
- a CDS encoding flavin-containing monooxygenase produces the protein MTEHEHVRVAVVGSGFGGLGAAVRLRREGVTDFVVLERADSVGGTWRDNSYPGCACDVPSHLYSFSFAPNPDWPRTFSGQEHIREYLEHVADVFRLRSHLRFNSEVKMMTWDAEKLHWTIETTSGTLTADVVVSATGPLSDPKVPDVPGIDSFPGKVFHSARWDHDYDLRGKRVAMIGTGASAIQIVPSIQPDVSRLTLFQRTPPWVMPRVDRAISGAERWLHRQLPFTTQARRGLLWGIRELQVQAFTKRPNELGMVERLAKRNIARAVKDPALRAKLTPDYRIGCKRILLSNAYYPALTQPNVDVIASGLSEIRGSTLVAADGSETEVDAIIFGTGFHVTDMPIADRVVGADGRTLAESWQEGMKSLRGATAAGFPNWMTIIGPNTGLGNSSMILMIESQLNYLADYVRQLDVLGGRAALDARPSAVNAWNRRVQERMERTVWNTGGCTSWYLDASGRNTTIWPGTTTEFRGATRRVDLGEYEVLRAPAREPAPRAPLTKSARKKKAEAGA, from the coding sequence ATGACCGAGCACGAGCATGTACGGGTGGCGGTGGTCGGGTCCGGGTTCGGGGGGCTGGGAGCCGCCGTACGACTGCGCCGCGAAGGTGTCACCGACTTCGTCGTCCTGGAACGGGCCGACAGTGTGGGCGGCACCTGGCGGGACAACAGCTATCCCGGGTGCGCGTGCGATGTGCCGTCGCATCTCTACTCGTTCTCGTTCGCGCCCAACCCGGACTGGCCGCGCACTTTCTCCGGGCAGGAGCACATCCGGGAGTACCTGGAGCACGTCGCCGACGTGTTCCGGCTGCGGTCACACCTGCGCTTCAACTCCGAAGTGAAGATGATGACCTGGGACGCCGAGAAGCTGCACTGGACGATCGAGACGACGAGCGGGACGCTGACCGCCGATGTCGTCGTCTCCGCCACCGGGCCGCTCTCCGATCCCAAGGTTCCGGATGTTCCGGGCATCGACTCCTTCCCCGGCAAGGTCTTCCACTCGGCCCGCTGGGACCACGACTACGACCTGCGCGGCAAGCGTGTCGCGATGATCGGCACCGGGGCGTCCGCGATCCAGATCGTGCCGTCCATCCAGCCGGACGTCTCCCGGCTCACCCTCTTCCAGCGCACCCCGCCGTGGGTGATGCCGCGCGTCGACCGCGCCATCAGCGGCGCCGAGCGGTGGCTGCACCGGCAGCTGCCCTTCACCACGCAGGCGCGGCGTGGGCTCCTGTGGGGCATCCGCGAGCTGCAGGTCCAGGCGTTCACCAAGCGGCCCAATGAGCTGGGCATGGTCGAGCGGCTGGCCAAGCGGAACATCGCCCGCGCCGTCAAGGACCCGGCGCTGCGCGCCAAGCTCACGCCCGACTACCGCATCGGCTGCAAGCGCATCCTGCTCTCCAACGCCTACTATCCGGCGCTCACGCAGCCCAACGTGGACGTGATCGCGAGCGGGCTCAGCGAGATCCGCGGCTCCACGCTCGTCGCCGCCGACGGCAGCGAGACCGAGGTCGACGCGATCATCTTCGGTACGGGCTTCCACGTCACCGACATGCCGATCGCCGACCGCGTCGTCGGGGCGGACGGCAGGACCCTCGCGGAGAGCTGGCAGGAGGGCATGAAGTCGCTGCGCGGCGCCACGGCGGCCGGGTTCCCGAACTGGATGACGATCATCGGGCCCAACACGGGCCTCGGGAACTCCTCCATGATCCTGATGATCGAGTCCCAGCTGAACTACCTGGCCGACTACGTACGGCAGCTCGACGTGCTCGGCGGGCGGGCGGCGCTCGACGCGCGACCGAGCGCCGTGAACGCCTGGAACCGGCGCGTGCAGGAACGTATGGAGCGCACGGTGTGGAACACCGGCGGCTGCACCAGCTGGTACCTCGACGCCAGTGGGCGCAACACCACCATCTGGCCGGGTACGACGACCGAGTTCCGGGGCGCCACGCGGCGCGTGGACCTCGGGGAGTACGAAGTGCTGCGAGCGCCCGCGCGCGAGCCCGCGCCCCGCGCCCCCCTGACCAAGAGCGCCCGCAAGAAGAAGGCGGAGGCCGGAGCATGA
- the glpR gene encoding gephyrin-like molybdotransferase receptor GlpR has translation MSSSGLIYAVIVGAWAAYLVPMWLRRQDELNEARPTERFSTAIRLLSGRAGMERRYAKDLRARSTDEGEPSAEPGAVTDSVDVRAFAMPPARPQTTAQLPPSDEAERKPAPQSPAGQSVQRGGAQQVSQAPARPVPQQSGKSAPRPSGKPAHQQTSAARRAASAEAAARARRTKVLARRRRTTVMLFLAFTLGAIVAAVGGLAFLWAPGVPAVLLSAYIVYLRAQERRRFTYVMDRRQAEVAAQRLRERQPRRRPPVDPGGDEPEDGPENETDPGLLALAADRRALVEQTDHAEWVDQQRERQRGPGHGDSWDPVPVPLPTYVTAPVAPRATSSVDLGAPDAWSSARSSAAEPSASGTQSAPESEPPAEEQSDAADGGRSDARRAASARRARERGRTPLFDQYEDGERPRAANE, from the coding sequence GTGAGCAGCAGCGGCCTCATCTACGCAGTCATCGTCGGGGCCTGGGCCGCCTACTTGGTGCCGATGTGGCTCCGTAGGCAGGACGAGCTGAACGAAGCCCGTCCGACGGAACGCTTCAGCACCGCCATCCGGCTGCTGTCCGGACGGGCGGGAATGGAGCGCCGGTACGCCAAGGACCTGCGGGCGCGCTCCACCGACGAGGGGGAGCCCAGCGCCGAACCGGGCGCCGTCACCGACTCGGTGGACGTCCGGGCCTTCGCCATGCCTCCGGCACGCCCGCAGACGACGGCCCAACTCCCGCCGTCGGACGAGGCGGAGCGGAAACCGGCGCCTCAGTCCCCTGCTGGGCAGAGTGTCCAGCGGGGCGGCGCCCAGCAGGTGTCCCAGGCGCCCGCCAGGCCCGTACCGCAGCAGTCGGGCAAGTCCGCGCCGAGGCCCTCGGGCAAGCCCGCGCACCAGCAGACGTCGGCGGCGCGACGGGCGGCCTCGGCGGAGGCCGCAGCGCGCGCCCGGCGCACGAAGGTGCTCGCGCGCCGGCGGCGTACGACGGTGATGCTCTTCCTCGCCTTCACGCTCGGCGCGATCGTCGCGGCCGTCGGTGGGCTCGCGTTCCTGTGGGCGCCCGGCGTGCCGGCGGTGTTGCTCAGCGCCTACATCGTGTACCTGCGCGCCCAGGAGCGCCGGCGCTTCACCTACGTCATGGACCGGCGCCAGGCCGAGGTCGCGGCCCAGCGGCTGCGGGAGCGTCAGCCGCGCCGCCGGCCGCCCGTCGACCCCGGGGGCGACGAGCCGGAGGACGGACCAGAGAACGAGACCGACCCCGGGCTGCTGGCGCTGGCCGCCGACCGTCGCGCCCTCGTCGAGCAGACCGACCACGCTGAGTGGGTCGACCAGCAGCGTGAGCGCCAGCGGGGCCCCGGCCACGGCGACAGCTGGGACCCGGTGCCGGTTCCGCTGCCGACGTACGTGACCGCGCCGGTCGCGCCCCGGGCCACGTCCAGCGTCGACCTGGGGGCGCCCGACGCCTGGAGCTCCGCGCGGTCGAGCGCCGCCGAGCCGAGCGCCTCGGGCACGCAGAGCGCGCCGGAGAGTGAGCCCCCGGCCGAGGAACAGTCGGACGCCGCCGACGGCGGCCGCAGCGACGCCCGGCGCGCCGCGTCCGCCCGGCGTGCGCGCGAGCGCGGGCGCACGCCCCTGTTCGACCAGTACGAGGACGGGGAACGGCCGCGCGCGGCCAACGAGTGA
- a CDS encoding GNAT family N-acetyltransferase: MNIRPVPFDHPDAVKLNDQVQLEYAERYGDEGDVTFLHASMFEPPLGRYLIAYDEQDFPVATGGWRTQDENDEGYSDGDAELKRMYVVPSARGRGLARRILSALEDDARTAGRTRMVLETGTAQPEAIALYISSGYEPCTKFGHYRFHNQSRCFAKPLRNSQQPPQP, from the coding sequence ATGAATATCCGTCCGGTCCCCTTCGACCACCCCGACGCCGTCAAGCTCAACGACCAGGTGCAGCTCGAATACGCAGAGCGCTACGGCGACGAGGGCGACGTCACATTCCTGCACGCCTCGATGTTCGAACCGCCGCTCGGCCGATACCTCATCGCCTACGACGAGCAGGACTTCCCCGTGGCCACGGGCGGCTGGCGCACCCAGGACGAGAACGACGAGGGGTACTCGGACGGCGACGCCGAACTCAAGCGCATGTACGTCGTCCCGAGCGCCCGCGGCCGCGGCCTCGCCCGGCGCATCCTGTCCGCCCTGGAGGACGACGCCCGCACGGCGGGCCGCACCCGCATGGTCCTGGAAACCGGCACCGCGCAGCCCGAGGCGATAGCCCTCTACATATCGAGCGGCTACGAACCCTGCACCAAGTTCGGCCACTACCGCTTCCACAACCAGAGCCGCTGCTTCGCCAAGCCGCTCCGGAACTCCCAGCAGCCCCCACAGCCGTAG
- a CDS encoding exodeoxyribonuclease III produces MLTVTSVNVNGLRAAAKKGFVEWLAGTSADVLCLQEVRAEPGQLTEDVRAPEGWHVVHAPAAAKGRAGVSLYTRREPDRVQVGFGSAEFDSSGRYVEVDLPGVTVASLYLPSGEVGTERQDEKVRFMEEFLGYLKGLRERAAADGREVVVCGDWNIAHQEADLKNWRGNKKNSGFLPEEREWLGGVLDVEEGGYVDVVRALHPDVEGPYSWWSYRGRAFDNDTGWRIDYHVATPGLAGKAVKGFVERAATHAERWSDHAPVTVVYDL; encoded by the coding sequence GTGCTGACTGTTACCTCTGTGAATGTGAACGGGCTCCGGGCCGCCGCCAAGAAGGGCTTCGTGGAGTGGCTCGCCGGGACCTCCGCGGACGTGCTGTGCCTGCAGGAGGTGCGGGCCGAACCCGGGCAGCTGACGGAGGACGTACGGGCGCCCGAGGGGTGGCACGTCGTCCACGCGCCCGCCGCCGCCAAGGGCCGCGCCGGGGTGTCCCTCTATACGCGGCGCGAGCCGGACCGGGTCCAGGTCGGGTTCGGGTCGGCGGAGTTCGACTCGAGCGGGCGCTACGTAGAGGTCGATCTGCCCGGCGTCACCGTCGCCAGCCTCTATCTGCCCTCCGGTGAGGTCGGGACCGAGCGGCAGGACGAGAAGGTCCGCTTCATGGAGGAGTTCCTCGGCTATCTGAAGGGGCTCCGGGAACGGGCGGCCGCCGACGGACGCGAGGTCGTGGTCTGCGGTGACTGGAACATCGCCCACCAGGAGGCCGACCTCAAGAACTGGCGCGGCAACAAGAAGAACTCCGGGTTCCTGCCCGAGGAGCGGGAGTGGCTGGGGGGCGTCCTCGACGTCGAGGAGGGCGGGTACGTCGATGTCGTGCGGGCGCTGCATCCCGATGTCGAGGGGCCGTACTCATGGTGGTCGTACCGCGGGCGGGCCTTCGACAACGACACGGGCTGGCGTATCGATTATCACGTGGCGACGCCCGGGCTCGCCGGCAAGGCCGTCAAGGGGTTCGTGGAGCGGGCGGCCACGCATGCGGAGCGGTGGTCGGACCACGCGCCGGTGACGGTGGTCTACGACCTGTAG